The proteins below come from a single Edaphobacter acidisoli genomic window:
- the mltG gene encoding endolytic transglycosylase MltG — protein sequence MSPLKFFLTLLLLGLLLLGAVAFVLRTPYGPSQETFVEIAPHTGTPAIAAQLEHAGVIRSRYGFELLRVLLRGRLQAGEYRFDHPVPMAEVYERIARGDIYTKALTIPEGYNIFDIAQAVQDQGFGTREAFLAAEREHTELIAAWAPKDGPQPVSLEGYLFPDTYYFPRKATPLQILTAMVRRFRQVSTQLGMTGDVNRTVILASLVEKEVSQPNERPLVAGVFMNRLAKGMPLATDPTVIYAALLNNRWRGTIYASDLASPSPYNTYKHTGLPPGPICNPGIASLRAAIAPAQTDYLYFVSDASGHSRFSATLAEHAQQVQAYREAVKH from the coding sequence GTGTCCCCCTTGAAGTTTTTCCTGACATTGCTGCTTCTCGGTCTCCTTCTTCTGGGCGCGGTCGCCTTTGTCCTTCGGACGCCCTACGGGCCCTCGCAGGAGACCTTCGTCGAGATCGCCCCGCACACTGGCACGCCCGCCATCGCCGCCCAGCTTGAGCATGCTGGAGTTATCCGTAGCCGCTATGGCTTCGAGCTGCTTCGTGTTCTGCTGCGCGGCCGGCTTCAGGCTGGCGAGTACCGCTTCGACCACCCGGTGCCAATGGCCGAGGTCTACGAGCGCATCGCCCGTGGCGATATCTATACCAAAGCACTTACCATCCCAGAGGGTTACAACATCTTCGATATCGCGCAGGCGGTTCAGGACCAGGGCTTCGGCACACGCGAGGCTTTTCTGGCAGCCGAACGCGAGCATACCGAGCTGATTGCTGCGTGGGCGCCGAAGGACGGGCCGCAACCCGTTTCGCTCGAAGGTTATCTCTTCCCCGACACCTACTACTTCCCGCGTAAGGCGACGCCGCTCCAGATTCTTACGGCGATGGTGCGGCGCTTCAGGCAGGTCTCAACGCAGCTTGGCATGACCGGGGATGTCAACCGGACTGTGATTTTGGCCTCATTGGTTGAAAAGGAGGTCAGCCAGCCGAATGAGCGCCCGCTGGTGGCGGGAGTCTTCATGAACCGCCTGGCAAAGGGGATGCCGCTGGCCACCGACCCGACGGTGATCTATGCAGCGTTGCTCAATAACCGCTGGCGCGGGACGATCTACGCCTCAGACCTGGCCTCGCCTTCGCCGTACAACACTTATAAGCACACAGGGCTGCCGCCGGGACCGATCTGCAATCCGGGGATTGCTTCTCTGCGCGCGGCGATTGCTCCGGCGCAGACGGACTATCTCTACTTTGTCAGCGATGCTTCAGGCCACAGCCGTTTTTCGGCCACGCTGGCTGAACACGCGCAGCAGGTGCAGGCTTACCGCGAGGCCGTGAAGCATTAG
- a CDS encoding type II toxin-antitoxin system RelE/ParE family toxin — translation MAATVVFSPEAEKQLAELYRYIAEVSSSDTAARYTEAIVVYCESLRTLPRRGTRRDDIRSGLRITNFRKRVVIAFSVDQEQIAILGIFYGGRNYEIAMQDEAEL, via the coding sequence ATGGCCGCGACCGTCGTCTTTTCTCCCGAAGCGGAGAAGCAGTTGGCCGAACTCTATCGCTATATTGCAGAGGTCTCTTCTTCTGATACAGCAGCGCGCTACACCGAAGCTATCGTTGTCTATTGTGAAAGCCTGCGAACACTGCCGCGGCGGGGAACCAGACGCGACGACATCCGTTCCGGATTGCGCATCACGAACTTCCGCAAGCGCGTTGTCATCGCTTTCAGCGTCGATCAGGAACAGATTGCCATCCTCGGCATCTTCTATGGCGGACGCAACTACGAAATAGCCATGCAGGACGAAGCTGAACTCTAA
- a CDS encoding GreA/GreB family elongation factor produces MPEQVMKRLQEEIKLLEYELTTELPAEIKKAVALGDLSENAEYHMAKQRQEFVNARLGQLKRRMGELAMVNLVNIPADKVGFGSTVTVYDTSKDEELKYQLVTSEESDVAKGLISTTSPIGRALLGKKIGDTATVVTPNGKRELEVLKLVTIHDSPE; encoded by the coding sequence ATGCCCGAACAAGTCATGAAACGGCTGCAGGAAGAGATCAAGCTGCTCGAATACGAGCTGACGACCGAACTTCCCGCCGAAATCAAAAAAGCCGTCGCCCTGGGCGACCTCAGCGAGAACGCCGAGTACCACATGGCCAAGCAGCGGCAGGAGTTCGTCAACGCCCGCCTTGGTCAGCTAAAAAGGCGCATGGGCGAGCTCGCCATGGTGAACCTGGTCAACATCCCGGCCGACAAAGTCGGCTTCGGCTCAACCGTCACCGTATACGACACGAGCAAGGACGAGGAGCTGAAGTACCAGCTCGTCACCAGCGAAGAGTCCGACGTGGCCAAGGGATTGATCTCGACCACTTCACCCATCGGCCGCGCCCTGCTCGGCAAAAAGATTGGCGACACCGCCACCGTGGTGACGCCGAATGGGAAGCGCGAGCTCGAGGTCCTAAAGCTCGTGACGATTCACGATTCTCCGGAGTAG
- a CDS encoding CDP-alcohol phosphatidyltransferase family protein, giving the protein MTWTRAFGKGSGWLLQKIVNGLALTRISPNALTFIGLIINIVAACFFGFARVSNANRMFLYAGLIIIGAGIFDMVDGRVARQTNQVSVFGAFFDSVMDRYSDVAIFFGLMIFYARGNRLFYVGLVAFVMTACVMVSYTRARAEALIGTCKVGFMERPERIVCVILGALCNRWGVMGPALWVLAVFSTLTVIHRIRYTYLETERRRLAELQQSSSVR; this is encoded by the coding sequence GTGACCTGGACAAGAGCATTCGGTAAGGGCAGTGGGTGGCTGTTGCAGAAGATCGTCAATGGCCTTGCGCTGACCCGCATCTCGCCGAACGCGCTGACCTTCATCGGCCTGATTATCAACATCGTAGCGGCCTGCTTCTTCGGCTTTGCCCGCGTCTCGAACGCCAACCGCATGTTCCTTTACGCCGGACTGATTATCATCGGCGCCGGCATCTTCGACATGGTCGACGGCCGCGTGGCCCGTCAGACCAACCAGGTCTCGGTCTTCGGCGCGTTCTTCGACTCGGTGATGGACCGCTACTCCGACGTGGCCATCTTCTTCGGCCTGATGATCTTCTACGCGCGCGGCAATCGCCTCTTCTATGTCGGCCTCGTGGCCTTCGTGATGACGGCCTGCGTGATGGTCAGCTATACCCGCGCCCGCGCCGAGGCGTTGATCGGCACCTGCAAGGTCGGCTTCATGGAGCGGCCCGAGCGCATCGTCTGCGTCATTCTCGGCGCGCTGTGCAATCGCTGGGGCGTGATGGGACCAGCGCTGTGGGTACTGGCTGTCTTCTCCACCCTGACCGTCATTCACCGCATCCGCTACACCTACCTCGAAACCGAGCGCCGCAGGCTGGCCGAGCTGCAGCAATCCAGCTCCGTCCGGTAG
- a CDS encoding ribbon-helix-helix domain-containing protein: MRSTQQLSITLPIEMANLVRAKVEAGEYATESEVIRDGLRALAARDRAVESWLRHEVAPAYDALKANPSHAVSVRKVRATLAAEHRKATKKH; the protein is encoded by the coding sequence ATGCGTTCCACACAACAGCTCAGCATCACACTGCCAATCGAGATGGCCAACCTTGTCCGGGCAAAGGTCGAAGCGGGCGAATACGCGACCGAAAGTGAAGTAATCCGCGACGGCCTACGGGCGCTCGCCGCGCGCGATCGCGCCGTAGAAAGCTGGCTGCGCCACGAGGTGGCCCCAGCCTATGATGCACTGAAGGCGAATCCCTCCCACGCCGTCTCCGTCAGAAAAGTCCGCGCTACACTCGCAGCCGAGCACAGAAAGGCAACAAAAAAACACTGA
- the thrS gene encoding threonine--tRNA ligase, whose amino-acid sequence MSEQMIKIQLPDGSVREVPRGTTAFDVATSISPRLAAAVVVARIRPLRATANTEQAAAEEQASEASMYSASSNGERLVDLAAPLNEDVALELLKESDEAALRVVRHSAAHVMATAILELFPETKLGHGPATDSGFFYDVYRETPFSEADLAEIEKRMADVVARDEKFTREEEPREKGLAEYEKNGDFMKVHFIERFTKPGEEISLYKNGNFTDFCRGPHVPSTGRVKAFKVTSVAGAYWLGNEKNQQLQRVYGTAFFNTKDMDAHFKRLEEIKARDHRVLGKQLDLFSIQEVAGAGLIFWHPKGGLIRKTMEDWMREECIRRGYQMVFTPHIMRRELWKISGHDGYYAENMYPPMELDDAEYRLKPMNCPGHILIYKNSPKSYRDLPQRYAELGNVYRYERSGTMHGLLRVRGFTQDDAHIFCTPEQIESEIAACVEFAESVLHSFGFNEFKVELSTWDPKDRKSYVGSAEHWEGAAASLKKVLSAKGIAFREIPGEAAFYGPKIDIKLVDVLGRLWQLSTVQFDFNLPQRFELEYTGEDGEKHRPVMVHRALFGSVERFFGVLIEHYAGAFPMWLAPMQIGIVPISEKHLDYANAVKAKLEAAGLRVELDARNEKMNAKIREFTLQKVPFVLVMGDKEAASEAVSVRTRGKGDEGSTPLASFIERATTLVNDRKPTL is encoded by the coding sequence ATGAGTGAGCAGATGATCAAGATTCAGCTTCCCGATGGCTCCGTGCGCGAGGTGCCGCGCGGCACAACAGCATTCGATGTGGCAACGAGCATCTCACCGCGGCTGGCAGCGGCGGTTGTGGTGGCGAGGATTCGCCCGCTTCGGGCAACGGCCAACACCGAACAGGCAGCGGCTGAGGAGCAGGCATCGGAGGCCTCGATGTACAGTGCCTCGTCGAACGGCGAACGTCTGGTCGATTTGGCCGCTCCGTTGAATGAGGACGTTGCACTGGAGCTGCTCAAAGAGTCTGACGAAGCCGCGCTGCGCGTAGTGCGCCACTCTGCCGCGCACGTCATGGCGACGGCTATCCTTGAGCTGTTTCCGGAGACGAAACTGGGTCACGGTCCTGCGACGGATTCAGGCTTCTTCTACGATGTCTACCGCGAGACTCCGTTCAGCGAAGCCGACCTGGCCGAGATCGAGAAGCGCATGGCCGACGTGGTTGCGCGTGATGAGAAGTTCACGCGCGAAGAAGAGCCGCGCGAGAAGGGCCTTGCTGAGTACGAGAAGAATGGCGACTTCATGAAGGTCCACTTCATCGAGCGATTCACCAAGCCGGGCGAAGAGATATCGCTGTATAAGAACGGCAACTTCACTGACTTTTGCCGCGGTCCGCACGTGCCTTCAACCGGGCGCGTGAAGGCGTTCAAGGTGACGAGCGTCGCGGGCGCGTACTGGCTCGGCAACGAGAAGAACCAGCAGCTGCAGCGCGTCTACGGCACGGCGTTCTTCAACACCAAAGACATGGACGCGCACTTCAAGCGGCTTGAAGAGATCAAGGCGCGCGACCACCGCGTGCTGGGCAAGCAGCTTGATCTGTTCTCGATTCAAGAGGTCGCCGGCGCAGGCCTCATCTTCTGGCACCCGAAGGGCGGGTTGATTCGCAAGACGATGGAAGACTGGATGCGCGAGGAGTGCATCCGGCGCGGCTATCAGATGGTCTTCACGCCGCACATTATGCGCCGCGAGTTGTGGAAGATCTCTGGCCACGACGGCTACTACGCCGAGAACATGTATCCTCCGATGGAGCTGGACGACGCCGAGTACCGGCTGAAGCCGATGAACTGCCCCGGCCACATCCTTATCTACAAGAATTCGCCGAAGAGCTACCGCGACCTGCCGCAGCGCTACGCGGAGCTGGGCAATGTTTATCGCTACGAGCGCTCGGGCACGATGCATGGTTTGTTGCGCGTGCGCGGCTTTACCCAGGACGATGCACACATCTTCTGCACGCCTGAGCAGATTGAGAGCGAGATCGCAGCGTGCGTCGAGTTTGCCGAGAGTGTGCTGCACTCTTTCGGGTTTAACGAGTTCAAGGTCGAGCTTTCGACGTGGGACCCGAAGGACCGCAAAAGCTACGTCGGCTCGGCCGAGCACTGGGAGGGCGCGGCCGCGTCGCTCAAAAAAGTGCTCAGCGCGAAGGGGATTGCATTCCGGGAGATTCCCGGCGAGGCTGCCTTTTACGGGCCCAAGATCGACATCAAGCTGGTGGACGTGCTCGGGCGCCTGTGGCAGCTCTCGACGGTGCAGTTCGACTTCAACCTGCCGCAGCGCTTTGAGCTCGAATACACCGGCGAGGACGGCGAGAAGCATCGCCCCGTGATGGTGCATCGCGCGTTGTTCGGCTCAGTCGAACGCTTCTTTGGTGTGCTGATTGAGCACTACGCCGGAGCCTTTCCCATGTGGCTAGCGCCGATGCAGATCGGCATCGTGCCCATCAGCGAAAAGCATCTGGACTACGCAAATGCTGTGAAGGCGAAGCTCGAAGCTGCGGGGTTGCGCGTGGAGCTCGACGCCCGCAACGAAAAGATGAACGCAAAGATCCGCGAGTTCACACTGCAGAAGGTGCCGTTCGTGCTGGTGATGGGCGACAAGGAGGCCGCGAGCGAAGCGGTCAGCGTCCGCACACGCGGCAAGGGCGACGAAGGGAGCACGCCGCTGGCATCTTTTATCGAGCGTGCAACAACATTGGTGAACGACCGCAAGCCCACCCTCTAG
- a CDS encoding Jag family protein, whose amino-acid sequence MTTPGLAEKKIADFLETLTTTGGLRLKSKILACNGQVQPNPGESAGKVSSGPAPEISVELSGPDTPLLLARNGELLHAIEHIAAKILRFEHEEHDRISFDAENFKVLRQRELEMMAEVAIDKVRTTGRPHAFPPMNSRERRLLHLALKPSGLATASTNDGPRRFVVLYPEGEEPSAQPSTTDRSQAIRNAFRRR is encoded by the coding sequence ATGACTACTCCGGGCTTAGCAGAAAAGAAGATTGCAGACTTTCTCGAAACGCTTACCACTACCGGTGGCCTGAGACTCAAGTCAAAAATCCTTGCCTGCAACGGCCAAGTGCAACCCAACCCCGGCGAATCCGCTGGGAAGGTTTCATCTGGCCCTGCGCCAGAGATCTCAGTCGAACTCTCTGGCCCTGATACTCCCCTCCTGCTGGCACGTAACGGTGAGCTCCTTCACGCCATCGAACACATCGCTGCCAAAATCCTCCGCTTTGAGCATGAAGAGCACGACCGCATCAGCTTCGACGCCGAGAACTTCAAGGTGCTTCGCCAGAGAGAGCTCGAGATGATGGCTGAGGTCGCGATTGATAAAGTCCGCACGACTGGACGCCCGCACGCCTTTCCTCCGATGAACTCGCGCGAACGCAGATTGCTGCATCTTGCGCTGAAGCCTTCGGGGCTGGCAACAGCCTCTACGAACGACGGACCACGCCGCTTTGTGGTGCTCTATCCAGAGGGCGAAGAGCCATCTGCACAGCCCTCAACCACCGATCGCTCGCAGGCCATTCGTAACGCATTTCGTCGACGCTAA